The Leclercia sp. S52 genome has a segment encoding these proteins:
- the modA gene encoding molybdate ABC transporter substrate-binding protein yields MARTWLRLFAGATLTLTLTGHALADEGKITVFAAASLTNAMQDIAAEYKKEKNVEVVSSFASSSTLARQIEAGAPADLFISADQKWMDYAVEKKAMDTASRETLLGNSLVVVAPKESAQGEIAINKETNWTSLLKEGRLAVGDPEHVPAGIYAKEALQKLGAWETLSPKLAPAEDVRGALALVERNEAPLGIVYGSDAVAGKGVKVVGTFPEDSHKKVEYPVAIVDGHKNATVSAFYDYLKGPQASAIFKRYGFTTHE; encoded by the coding sequence ATGGCACGTACATGGTTACGCCTTTTCGCAGGGGCAACGCTAACCCTCACCCTGACCGGACATGCCCTGGCGGATGAGGGTAAAATTACCGTCTTCGCGGCGGCCTCCCTGACGAATGCGATGCAGGATATTGCTGCGGAGTATAAAAAAGAGAAAAACGTCGAGGTGGTGTCGTCGTTTGCCTCTTCCTCGACGCTGGCGCGCCAGATTGAAGCGGGCGCACCCGCTGACCTGTTCATCTCTGCCGATCAGAAGTGGATGGATTACGCCGTCGAGAAAAAAGCGATGGATACCGCCAGCCGTGAAACCCTGCTGGGCAACAGCCTGGTGGTCGTGGCACCAAAAGAGAGCGCCCAGGGCGAGATCGCCATCAATAAAGAGACCAACTGGACCAGCCTGCTGAAAGAGGGGCGTCTGGCGGTGGGTGACCCGGAACACGTGCCGGCGGGCATTTATGCCAAAGAGGCGCTGCAAAAACTGGGGGCCTGGGAGACGCTGTCACCGAAGCTGGCGCCGGCGGAAGATGTGCGTGGCGCGCTGGCGCTGGTGGAGCGCAACGAAGCGCCGCTGGGGATCGTCTACGGCTCTGATGCCGTCGCCGGAAAAGGGGTGAAAGTGGTGGGGACCTTCCCGGAAGACTCACATAAGAAAGTGGAATATCCTGTTGCCATCGTCGATGGACATAAAAACGCCACCGTCAGCGCCTTTTACGATTATCTGAAGGGGCCGCAGGCGTCGGCAATCTTTAAACGTTACGGATTTACGACTCACGAATGA
- the modB gene encoding molybdate ABC transporter permease subunit: protein MILTDPEWQAVLLSLKVSTLAVAFSLPFGIFFAWLLVRCKFPGKALLDSVLHLPLVLPPVVVGYLLLIAMGRRGFIGERLYEWFGLSFAFSWRGAVMAAAVMSFPLMVRAIRLALEGVDMKLEQAARTLGAGRWRVFLTITLPLTLPGIIVGTVLAFARSLGEFGATITFVSNIPGETRTIPSAMYTLIQTPGGEGAAARLCIISIVLAMVSLLVSEWLARLSRERMGN, encoded by the coding sequence ATGATATTGACCGATCCTGAATGGCAGGCCGTGCTGCTGAGCCTGAAAGTCTCTACCCTCGCGGTAGCATTTAGTTTGCCCTTTGGGATCTTCTTCGCCTGGTTACTGGTTCGCTGTAAGTTTCCCGGCAAAGCGCTCCTCGACAGTGTGTTGCATCTGCCGCTGGTGCTGCCGCCGGTGGTGGTCGGTTATCTGCTGCTCATCGCCATGGGACGCCGCGGGTTTATCGGCGAGCGTCTGTACGAGTGGTTTGGCCTGAGCTTTGCTTTCAGCTGGCGCGGGGCGGTAATGGCGGCGGCGGTGATGTCGTTCCCGCTGATGGTGCGGGCGATCCGCCTGGCGCTGGAAGGGGTCGACATGAAGCTTGAACAGGCCGCCCGCACGCTGGGTGCCGGACGCTGGCGCGTCTTCCTGACCATCACGCTTCCCCTGACGCTGCCGGGCATTATTGTCGGCACCGTGCTGGCCTTTGCCCGCTCGCTGGGCGAGTTTGGCGCGACCATTACCTTTGTCTCCAATATACCCGGCGAAACACGCACCATCCCGTCGGCGATGTATACCCTGATTCAGACCCCCGGTGGCGAAGGGGCTGCCGCGCGTCTGTGCATTATCTCCATTGTGCTGGCGATGGTGTCGCTGCTGGTGTCGGAATGGCTGGCCCGTCTGAGCCGTGAACGGATGGGGAACTGA
- the galM gene encoding galactose-1-epimerase, with protein MLNETPVLAPDGLPYRLLTLRNSAGMVVTLMDWGATLLSARVPMRDGSVRETLLGCASPEQYIEQTAFLGASVGRYANRIAKSRFELDGVSYALLPSQGENQLHGGPDGFDKRRWRIVQQNDGEALLALDSPDGDQGYPGNCATSVHYRLTEDNRIAITYRATVDKPCPVNLTNHAYFNLDGDCSDVRNHKLQLLAQTYLPVDEMGIPHEGLKAVADTSFDFRTTKAIARNFLADEDQRKVKGYDHAFLLDAQGDLSQAAAHLWSADEKLQMTVYTTAPALQFYSGNFLDGTPAREDGEYRAWQGLALESEFLPDSPNHAEWPQPDCILRPGEEYISVTEYQFTAQ; from the coding sequence GTGCTAAACGAAACCCCTGTTCTTGCCCCTGACGGCCTGCCGTACCGCCTGTTAACCCTGCGCAACAGCGCGGGGATGGTGGTGACGCTCATGGACTGGGGCGCCACGCTGCTTTCCGCCCGCGTCCCGATGCGCGACGGCAGCGTGCGCGAGACCCTGCTCGGCTGCGCGTCGCCCGAGCAGTACATTGAACAAACCGCGTTCCTTGGCGCCTCGGTGGGCCGTTACGCCAACCGTATCGCAAAAAGCCGCTTTGAGCTGGACGGCGTAAGCTATGCGCTGCTGCCGAGCCAGGGTGAAAACCAACTGCACGGCGGCCCGGACGGCTTCGACAAGCGTCGCTGGCGGATTGTGCAGCAGAACGATGGCGAAGCGCTGCTGGCCCTCGACTCCCCGGATGGCGATCAGGGCTACCCTGGCAACTGCGCGACGAGCGTCCATTATCGCTTAACGGAGGATAACCGGATCGCCATTACCTACCGCGCCACGGTGGATAAGCCCTGCCCGGTCAACCTGACCAACCACGCTTACTTCAACCTCGACGGCGACTGCAGCGACGTACGCAATCATAAGCTACAGCTGCTGGCGCAGACGTATCTGCCGGTCGATGAGATGGGGATCCCGCATGAAGGGTTAAAAGCCGTGGCAGACACCAGCTTTGATTTCCGCACCACCAAAGCTATCGCCCGGAATTTCCTGGCGGATGAAGACCAGCGCAAGGTGAAAGGTTACGATCATGCGTTCCTGCTCGATGCCCAGGGTGACCTGAGCCAGGCTGCGGCGCACCTGTGGTCTGCCGATGAAAAGCTGCAGATGACGGTCTACACCACCGCCCCTGCCCTGCAATTCTACTCCGGTAACTTCCTCGACGGCACGCCGGCGCGGGAAGACGGTGAGTACCGGGCCTGGCAGGGCCTGGCGCTGGAAAGCGAGTTCTTACCCGACAGCCCGAACCATGCGGAATGGCCGCAGCCCGACTGCATTCTGCGCCCGGGTGAAGAGTACATCAGCGTCACGGAATATCAGTTTACTGCGCAATAA
- the galE gene encoding UDP-glucose 4-epimerase GalE, with translation MRVLVTGGSGYIGSHTCVQLLQNGHDVIILDNLCNSKRSVLPVMERLAGKQPAFVEGDIRNEALMTEILHDHAIDAVIHFAGLKAVGESVSKPLEYYDNNVNGTLRLVSAMRAAGVKNFIFSSSATVYGDQPQIPYAESFPNGTPQSPYGKSKLMVEQILTDLQKAQPDWSIALLRYFNPVGAHPSGDMGEDPQGIPNNLMPYIAQVAVGRRDSLAVFGNDYPTPDGTGVRDYIHVMDLADGHVAAMQQLADKPGVHIYNLGAGVGSSVLDVVNAFSAACGKPVSYHFAPRRDGDLPAYWADATKAEKELNWRVSRTLDEMAQDTWRWQSRHPQGYPD, from the coding sequence ATGCGAGTTCTGGTAACAGGTGGTAGCGGTTACATAGGAAGTCATACCTGTGTGCAACTGCTGCAAAACGGCCACGACGTCATCATCCTGGATAACCTGTGCAACAGTAAGCGCAGCGTGCTGCCGGTCATGGAACGCCTGGCCGGTAAACAGCCTGCTTTTGTCGAAGGCGATATTCGTAACGAAGCGCTGATGACAGAGATCCTCCACGATCACGCCATTGACGCAGTGATCCACTTTGCCGGGCTGAAAGCCGTGGGCGAGTCGGTGTCAAAACCGCTGGAGTATTATGATAACAACGTCAACGGTACGCTGCGTCTGGTCTCCGCCATGCGCGCGGCGGGCGTGAAAAACTTTATCTTTAGCTCCTCCGCCACCGTCTATGGCGACCAGCCGCAAATTCCTTATGCCGAAAGCTTCCCGAACGGGACGCCGCAAAGCCCGTACGGCAAAAGCAAGCTGATGGTGGAGCAGATCCTCACCGACCTGCAAAAAGCCCAGCCGGACTGGAGCATCGCTCTGCTGCGCTATTTCAACCCGGTGGGCGCGCATCCGTCAGGGGATATGGGCGAAGATCCGCAGGGTATTCCGAATAACCTGATGCCGTACATTGCCCAGGTCGCAGTAGGCCGTCGTGATTCGCTGGCGGTATTCGGCAACGACTACCCGACCCCGGACGGCACCGGCGTACGCGACTACATTCATGTGATGGATCTCGCCGACGGTCACGTGGCGGCCATGCAGCAGCTGGCGGATAAACCGGGCGTCCACATCTACAACCTCGGCGCAGGCGTCGGCAGCAGCGTGCTGGATGTGGTTAACGCCTTCAGCGCCGCCTGCGGCAAGCCGGTGAGCTATCACTTTGCCCCGCGTCGCGACGGCGATCTGCCCGCCTACTGGGCGGATGCCACCAAGGCCGAAAAAGAGCTTAACTGGCGTGTTTCGCGCACGCTCGATGAAATGGCACAGGATACCTGGCGCTGGCAGTCTCGCCACCCGCAGGGCTATCCGGACTAA
- the galT gene encoding galactose-1-phosphate uridylyltransferase — protein MTQFNPVDHPHRRFNPLTGQWILVSPHRAKRPWQGAQETPAKQTLPQHDPDCFLCPGNTRVTGDINPDYKGTFVFTNDFAALMTDTPDAPQSDDPLLRCESARGTSRVICFSPDHSKTLPELSVDALTEVVRTWQEQTAELGQSYPWVQVFENKGAAMGCSNPHPHGQVWANSFMPNEVEREDRLQKTYFAEQQSPMLLDYVQRELADGSRTVVETEHWLAVVPYWAAWPFETLLLPKAHVLRITDLSEAQRSDLALALKKLTSRYDNLFQCSFPYSMGWHGAPFNGEENQHWQLHAHFYPPLLRSATVRKFMVGYEMLAETQRDLTAEQAAERLRAVSDVHFRESGE, from the coding sequence ATGACCCAATTTAACCCCGTCGATCACCCACATCGCCGCTTCAATCCGTTAACCGGGCAGTGGATCCTGGTCTCTCCGCATCGCGCCAAGCGCCCCTGGCAGGGTGCCCAGGAGACGCCAGCTAAACAGACGCTGCCACAGCACGATCCGGACTGTTTCCTCTGTCCTGGGAATACCCGCGTGACCGGGGATATCAACCCCGATTACAAAGGCACCTTCGTTTTCACTAACGACTTTGCCGCCCTGATGACCGACACGCCGGACGCGCCGCAGAGTGACGATCCTCTCCTGCGCTGCGAAAGCGCACGCGGCACCAGCCGGGTGATCTGTTTCTCGCCGGATCACAGCAAAACCCTGCCGGAACTGAGCGTTGACGCCCTGACCGAGGTAGTGAGAACCTGGCAGGAACAGACCGCCGAGCTGGGGCAGAGCTACCCCTGGGTGCAGGTTTTCGAGAACAAAGGCGCGGCGATGGGCTGCTCCAACCCCCATCCCCACGGCCAGGTGTGGGCCAACAGCTTCATGCCTAACGAAGTGGAGCGGGAAGATCGCCTGCAAAAAACCTATTTCGCTGAGCAGCAGTCGCCGATGCTGCTGGACTATGTCCAGCGCGAGCTGGCAGACGGTAGCCGCACCGTGGTGGAGACCGAACACTGGTTAGCCGTGGTGCCATACTGGGCGGCGTGGCCGTTCGAAACCCTGCTGCTGCCGAAAGCCCACGTTCTGCGGATCACCGATCTGAGCGAAGCCCAGCGCAGCGATCTGGCCCTGGCGCTGAAAAAACTGACCAGCCGTTATGACAATCTGTTCCAGTGCTCTTTCCCGTACTCCATGGGCTGGCACGGCGCGCCCTTCAATGGCGAAGAGAATCAACACTGGCAGCTGCACGCCCACTTTTATCCGCCGCTGCTGCGCTCCGCGACCGTACGTAAATTTATGGTCGGCTACGAGATGCTGGCGGAAACCCAGCGTGACCTGACGGCTGAACAGGCCGCAGAACGCCTGCGTGCAGTGAGTGATGTCCATTTTCGCGAATCCGGAGAATAA
- a CDS encoding IS3 family transposase (programmed frameshift): MKKRFSEEQIISILREAEAGVSARELCRKHAISDATFYTWRKKYGGMEVPEVKRLKSLEEENARLKKLLAEAMLDKEALQVALGRKLLTTDQKREAVVLMCDATGLSQRRACRLTGLSLSTCRYEAQRPAADAHLSGRITELALERRRFGYRRIWQLLRREGLHVNHKRVYRLYHLNGLGVKRRRRRKGLATERLPLLRPEAPNLTWSMDFVMDALATGRRIKCLTCVDDFTKECLTITAAFGISGVQVTRILDSIALFRGYPATIRTDQGPEFTCRALDQWAYEHGVELRLIQPGKPTQNGFIESFNGRFRDECLNEHWFSDIVHARKTINDWRQDYNECRPHSSLNYQTPAEFAADWRNGKYEEKPTDITN, from the exons ATGAAGAAGCGTTTTTCCGAAGAACAGATCATCAGTATTCTCCGAGAGGCCGAAGCCGGGGTTTCTGCCCGTGAGCTCTGCCGCAAGCACGCCATTTCCGACGCCACCTTTTACACCTGGCGTAAGAAGTATGGCGGTATGGAGGTGCCCGAGGTTAAGCGCCTGAAGTCGCTTGAGGAAGAGAACGCCCGCCTCAAGAAGCTGCTCGCTGAAGCCATGCTGGATAAGGAGGCGCTTCAGGTGGCTCTGGGGCGAAAGT TACTGACGACAGACCAGAAGCGGGAAGCTGTGGTGTTGATGTGTGATGCGACCGGTCTGTCGCAACGTCGTGCCTGCAGGCTTACAGGTTTGTCCCTGTCGACCTGCCGCTATGAGGCTCAGCGACCGGCTGCTGATGCGCATTTATCAGGGCGTATCACTGAGCTGGCACTGGAGCGCAGGCGTTTTGGCTACCGACGCATCTGGCAGTTACTGCGCCGTGAAGGCCTTCATGTTAATCACAAGCGCGTGTACCGCCTTTACCACCTTAACGGGCTGGGCGTAAAACGCAGACGACGTCGTAAAGGGCTGGCAACAGAACGTCTGCCGCTGCTCCGCCCGGAGGCGCCCAACCTGACCTGGTCGATGGATTTTGTCATGGACGCGCTGGCCACCGGTCGCAGGATCAAGTGCCTGACCTGCGTGGACGACTTCACGAAGGAGTGTCTGACGATTACCGCCGCATTCGGGATTTCAGGCGTTCAGGTCACGCGAATTCTGGACAGCATTGCACTGTTTCGCGGCTATCCGGCGACGATAAGAACGGACCAGGGGCCGGAGTTTACCTGCAGAGCACTTGACCAGTGGGCTTATGAGCATGGGGTGGAGCTGCGGCTTATCCAGCCGGGCAAGCCAACACAGAACGGATTTATTGAAAGTTTTAACGGACGATTCAGGGATGAGTGCCTCAATGAGCACTGGTTCAGCGATATAGTTCACGCCAGGAAAACGATTAATGACTGGCGGCAGGATTATAACGAGTGTCGTCCACATTCATCGCTGAACTACCAGACTCCGGCTGAATTTGCAGCGGACTGGCGAAACGGGAAATATGAAGAAAAACCAACCGACATTACTAACTGA
- a CDS encoding recombinase family protein — protein sequence MKKCFVYYRFSSEQQRDGASIVRQKEVLREYIKRHNVCDGMDDPEVVEILDESLSAFKGLNMSEGQLGKWMDQVRIGMWDGSRLVVESIDRFSRLNPFTVLSYISELVSHKITMIDASNNMWINLANSQLLPIVTMSAQRAYEESV from the coding sequence ATGAAAAAATGCTTCGTTTACTACCGTTTCAGCAGTGAACAACAACGTGATGGGGCATCAATTGTCCGTCAGAAAGAAGTACTACGGGAGTACATCAAACGTCATAACGTATGTGATGGTATGGATGATCCAGAAGTAGTTGAGATACTGGACGAATCACTCTCGGCATTCAAAGGTTTAAATATGTCTGAGGGGCAGTTAGGAAAGTGGATGGATCAAGTACGTATAGGTATGTGGGATGGTTCAAGACTGGTAGTTGAAAGTATTGACCGTTTTAGCCGCTTGAATCCATTTACAGTACTAAGTTACATAAGTGAGTTAGTAAGTCATAAAATCACGATGATTGATGCCAGTAACAACATGTGGATCAATCTTGCTAATAGTCAGCTACTACCTATTGTTACGATGTCTGCTCAACGTGCATATGAAGAGTCAGTATGA
- the modF gene encoding molybdate ABC transporter ATP-binding protein ModF, giving the protein MSSLQISQGTFRLSDTRTLTLADFTLNAGESWAFVGSNGSGKSALARALAGELTLLKGERQSTFTRLTRLSFEQLQKLVSDEWQRNNTDLLSPGEEDTGRTAAEIIQDEIKDDARCRQLAEQFGIAHLLDRRFKYLSTGETRKTLLCHALMAEPELLILDEPFDGLDVKSRGQLADLLASLNQQGYTLVLVLNRFDEIPDFVHNAGVLADCTLTAVGEKAHLLNQALIAQLAHSEKLNGVTLPEPDAPSARHGLPQNQPRIVLNDGVVSYDDRPILDHLSWTVNPGEHWQIVGPNGAGKSTLLSLITGDHPQGYSNDLTLFGRRRGSGETIWDIKKHIGYVSSSLHLDYRVSTTVRNVILSGYFDSIGIYQAVSDKQHKLAQQWLDILGMDNRVADAPFSSLSWGQQRLALIVRALVKHPTLLILDEPLQGLDPLNRQLIRRFVDVLISEGETQLLFVSHHAEDAPACITHRLEFVADGERYRYQTGRV; this is encoded by the coding sequence ATGTCATCATTGCAAATCTCGCAAGGCACGTTTCGTCTTAGCGATACCCGAACGCTCACGCTCGCGGATTTTACGCTCAATGCCGGTGAAAGCTGGGCGTTCGTTGGCAGTAACGGCAGCGGCAAGTCTGCCCTCGCCCGGGCGCTGGCCGGGGAGCTGACGCTGCTGAAGGGTGAACGCCAGAGCACCTTTACTCGCCTCACCCGCCTCTCCTTCGAACAACTGCAAAAACTGGTCAGCGACGAGTGGCAACGCAATAACACCGACCTGCTCAGCCCCGGCGAAGAGGATACCGGTCGCACGGCCGCTGAGATCATCCAGGATGAGATCAAAGACGATGCCCGCTGTCGCCAGCTGGCGGAACAGTTCGGCATCGCTCACCTGCTGGACCGGCGCTTTAAATACCTCTCGACCGGCGAAACCCGTAAAACGCTGCTGTGCCACGCCCTGATGGCTGAACCCGAACTGCTGATCCTCGATGAGCCCTTCGACGGCCTCGATGTGAAATCGCGCGGGCAGCTGGCGGATCTGCTGGCCTCGCTCAATCAGCAGGGTTATACCCTGGTGCTGGTCCTGAACCGTTTTGACGAGATCCCCGATTTTGTGCACAACGCCGGGGTACTGGCCGATTGCACCCTGACGGCGGTGGGTGAAAAAGCGCACCTGCTGAACCAGGCCCTGATAGCCCAGCTGGCGCACAGTGAAAAGCTGAACGGCGTCACCCTGCCCGAACCGGACGCGCCCTCTGCGCGCCATGGCCTGCCGCAGAATCAACCGCGAATTGTGCTCAATGACGGCGTGGTATCGTATGACGATCGTCCGATCCTCGATCACCTGAGCTGGACGGTGAATCCCGGCGAGCACTGGCAGATTGTCGGCCCCAACGGCGCCGGGAAATCAACCCTGCTGAGCCTGATTACCGGCGATCACCCCCAGGGGTACAGCAACGATCTCACCCTCTTTGGCCGCCGTCGCGGCAGCGGCGAAACCATCTGGGATATCAAAAAGCATATCGGTTACGTCAGCAGCAGCCTGCACCTCGACTACCGCGTCAGCACCACGGTGCGCAACGTCATCCTGTCGGGTTATTTCGACTCCATCGGGATTTATCAGGCGGTTTCCGACAAGCAGCACAAGCTGGCGCAGCAGTGGCTGGATATTCTCGGAATGGATAACCGGGTTGCGGATGCCCCGTTCAGCAGCCTGTCGTGGGGCCAGCAGCGGCTGGCGCTGATCGTACGTGCACTGGTGAAACACCCTACCCTGTTGATCCTCGACGAGCCCTTACAGGGGCTGGATCCGCTCAACCGCCAGCTGATTCGCCGCTTTGTTGACGTGCTGATTAGCGAAGGGGAAACGCAGCTGCTGTTTGTCTCTCATCACGCGGAAGATGCCCCCGCCTGTATCACCCACCGACTGGAGTTCGTCGCCGACGGCGAGCGCTACCGTTACCAGACGGGAAGGGTTTGA
- the modC gene encoding molybdenum ABC transporter ATP-binding protein ModC, translating into MLELNFTQTLGEHCLTLNETLPASGITAIFGVSGAGKTSLIYAISGLTRPQSGRIVLNDRVLNDVEKRIYLAPEKRRIGYVFQDARLFPHYKVLGNLRYGMAKSMAGQFDKLVALLGIEHLLDRLPSSLSGGEKQRVAIGRALLTAPELLLMDEPLASLDIPRKRELLPYLQRLAREINIPMLYVSHSLDEILHLADKVLVLENGSVKAFGNLEEVWGSSVMHPWLPQEQQSSILKVSVLEHHPHYAMTALAIGDQHVWVNKLDKPLHTSVRIRIQASDVSLVLQPPLQSSIRNILRAKVAQCYDDNGQVEVQLEIGSRTLWARISPWARDELGIKPGLWLYAQIKSVSITT; encoded by the coding sequence ATGCTGGAACTCAATTTTACCCAGACGCTGGGCGAGCACTGCCTGACCCTCAACGAAACCCTGCCTGCCAGCGGGATCACCGCCATTTTTGGCGTCTCCGGGGCGGGGAAGACCTCGCTGATCTATGCGATAAGCGGCCTGACCCGGCCACAGTCCGGGCGGATCGTGCTCAACGACCGGGTGCTGAACGACGTCGAAAAGCGTATTTATCTGGCGCCGGAAAAGCGCCGGATCGGCTATGTTTTCCAGGATGCGCGGCTGTTTCCGCACTACAAAGTGCTGGGTAACCTGCGTTACGGCATGGCGAAAAGCATGGCCGGGCAGTTCGATAAGCTGGTGGCTCTGCTGGGCATTGAGCACCTGCTTGATCGCCTGCCGTCGTCGCTCTCGGGTGGCGAAAAACAGCGCGTGGCGATAGGGCGGGCGCTACTCACCGCCCCGGAACTGCTGCTGATGGACGAACCTCTGGCCTCGCTCGACATTCCCCGCAAGCGTGAGCTGCTGCCCTATCTGCAGCGCCTGGCGCGTGAAATCAATATTCCGATGCTGTATGTCAGCCACTCGCTGGACGAGATCCTGCATCTGGCCGATAAGGTGCTGGTGCTGGAAAACGGCAGCGTGAAGGCGTTCGGTAATCTGGAAGAGGTGTGGGGGAGCAGCGTGATGCACCCCTGGCTGCCGCAGGAGCAGCAGAGCAGCATTCTCAAGGTGAGCGTGCTCGAGCACCATCCGCACTACGCGATGACCGCCCTGGCCATTGGCGATCAGCATGTCTGGGTCAACAAGCTGGATAAACCGCTGCACACTAGTGTGCGCATTCGCATTCAGGCGTCGGATGTCTCGCTGGTGCTACAGCCGCCGCTACAGAGCAGTATCCGTAACATTCTGCGCGCCAAAGTAGCCCAGTGTTACGACGATAACGGCCAGGTTGAGGTTCAGCTGGAAATTGGCAGCCGCACGCTGTGGGCGCGCATCAGCCCGTGGGCCAGGGATGAACTGGGGATCAAACCTGGCCTCTGGCTCTATGCGCAGATCAAGAGCGTGTCGATTACCACCTGA
- a CDS encoding AcrZ family multidrug efflux pump-associated protein: MLELLKSLVFAVIMVPVVMAIILGAIYGLGEVFNIFSNIGHRKEPKKQH; this comes from the coding sequence ATGTTAGAGTTGCTGAAAAGTCTGGTGTTCGCCGTGATCATGGTGCCAGTGGTGATGGCTATCATTCTCGGTGCCATCTACGGCCTGGGTGAGGTGTTCAACATCTTTTCCAATATCGGCCACAGAAAAGAGCCGAAAAAACAGCATTAA
- a CDS encoding glycoside hydrolase family protein produces the protein MSVKQEEVLQIIKSLEGTKQYQEKLGYFRNGKFRIYKDSLGYETIGFGHLVLSEEREHFVNGITELQAEQLLVLDYQKAVKGTDSLKLGLRPDGRWYAMVTVLVFQLGLAGFSKFKRCIYALQNQNYATALAELRNSKLYQQTPNRVDYLINWVTKQ, from the coding sequence ATGAGCGTAAAACAGGAAGAAGTACTACAGATTATTAAGAGTCTTGAAGGTACTAAACAATATCAAGAAAAATTAGGTTATTTCAGAAACGGCAAGTTCAGAATTTATAAAGACTCATTAGGATATGAAACTATTGGATTTGGTCATTTAGTACTGTCAGAAGAAAGAGAGCATTTCGTTAATGGCATTACAGAACTACAGGCCGAACAACTTTTAGTACTGGATTATCAGAAAGCAGTTAAAGGTACTGATTCATTAAAATTAGGTCTACGTCCAGATGGTCGCTGGTATGCGATGGTAACGGTACTGGTATTCCAGTTAGGATTAGCAGGTTTCAGTAAATTCAAGCGTTGTATCTATGCCTTACAGAATCAGAACTATGCAACAGCATTAGCCGAACTACGTAACAGTAAACTATATCAACAGACACCAAACCGCGTTGATTATCTGATTAACTGGGTAACTAAGCAGTAA